gtacttatttgcgaggtgtaccgacattggagtactcactcgttcctgcctctgccccttgcccttccttaacgtgacccacatgtctctctcccgtggttttggagtgaccacctccctataactcccctctatgacctcctcactctccctgaccagagcgaggtcatcgagctgctgctccaggatcctaatacggtcccttaggagccccatctcgctgcacctggtgcagatgtggacgtctggagggccatccgacaccatgacctcccacatctgacatccagaacagtacactgctctgactgtcattctcccgccttaccctggatctgataccagtataatacaatagaaactgctgggagaaatcagcaggtatctgactcacaacagctgctccctcgtgacctttaaactgcaccttaacggtaggggggaggatgggggaggtagggagaggagggagggaggggggaggggggaggggggggagaggggggagggagagtggaggggaagggagtggaggaagggaaggggagggaggtggagagaggggggagggaggaggagacagacagagggatagggatcatctggaacaatcttcctgcatttagcctgtccaaccccttaagaattttgtacgtttctataagatccgccctcaatcttctaaattctagcgagtacaagccgagtctatccagtctttcttcatatgaaagtcctgccatcccaggaatcagtctggtgaaccttctctgtgctccctctatggcaacaatgtctttgagcattcggcattgtgacatcacacgatggaacgttcaccatgggctggtgctgcttctatgggtgagaaaccagtttatttttgaaatattggtggggggggggggggggggtgagaagaggggagggaggggagaggaggaggaggaaacgggacagatttgggagggaaaggagagcgggggtagtgggtgagagagggggatggggaaagagatGTGGGGtatggggaggatgggggagagagcagaggaggagggaggggggaggggggggggggagagaggggggaagagtggagagggagagtggaggggggaaggggagaggtggaagagtgggggagggaggagcagaggggcagggagaGTGATGgaagacagagggatagggggaagggggcgggggagaggaagggggtgggggagagagggatgggagaggggtgaggagagggagggggggagaggagagaaggggagggaagtggaatagtggggagggagggagggaggaggagtagcgggagtggtggaagagggacgggggagtggtggaggaggaacagaggggagagaggggtggaggggaggagggagggaagggggggaagagagagagagggggggggggggagggagagggaggggtaggggggggggggagggggggagagggagagggggggggagagggggggagtggtggaagagggtcaTAGGGGTAGAGCtaaggggagcggggggggggggggggagagtgcaggagtaggccattcggccctttgagcctgcaccaccattctatgtttctatgtttctcattgaTCCTCGACATTCATTTTTTTCTTCTTGGGTCTCTTGCTCCCCTCTGttttgtgttctttctcattgatcCTCGAGACATTGTTTCTCTTGTCACGGCTGTTCATTACTTTTGTCTTGAATTCCTTTTTTTGGAGAAATTTCTAACGTTATTTCTTGTTGAGTCTTCattccttctatgaagccaataACATATGAATAAAAAGGACAATTTTATCTTTTGTAgatatttataaacttctataaacATTGTACTACCGTGTACCGATCTGGCTGTATTTTGGTAACTTCCTCTCATTTCTTGTGCCGTTCTGCTCATTACTGCTTCTCAACGTTGCTTTGTGTTGTTCCTTGAACATCCAGCAACTCGATTTCTCCCATCTCTTTGCATGATGTAAAAAAAGAGAAAGATGTTTATCACGATGTAGATATTCATAAACTTGTAAAGGTAATTTCATCTATTGTAGACATTTATAAACTTCTTAagacaattatatatataaatgcaattacctatgatttaaaaaaaacattacacaATTATGTACCATTTTGTATGTAATTTGGAAGCttattgttgtgtctcttgttccaTGCAGACTTCCATTAATTTTTGAAGCTCCTCAAGAGGTTCAGTCCTTTCTTGTTCTGTCTCTTGTTCACTTCTGTTCCATATTGCGTCTCAACATCTATTTACAGTGTCCATTGACCATCATGCAACCTGTTTGCTCCTGCTTCTGggcatgaatttaaaaaaaggagatATTTATTACAATGTAGATATTTATAAGATTCTATCTGTCAATCCAtcaacatacaaataaaaaaagagatTTTGTATCATATACCAATTTCGGTGTTTTCTATCAATTTCTTGTTGTGTTGCTTGTTCCCTACTGTCCTTCATTTATTTCTCGCAGATCCCAAAGACGTTCAGTCTAAACATCTCGGATCCAGAAATGAGGCGACAGTGACAGCTCTAGACAAAAAGGCAGCATTTGAATGGTATTAGGGTATTCTgataaaactaaagtaaatttgTATCAAGGATAAAAAAAACAATGCACGGGTCCGAAATAATTTCAAATACTGACCTTTCATCCATCTTAAGATCTGAAGTTGATATTCACTGATGGTTACAGAATTTCCAATTCCACTGCAACTCCTGAGAAAATGCAGTCAATCCTTACAAACAAAATAACTCGACAATAGACCAAAGTGGAAGGTAACACTCATGTCAAACAACAGAAAAGGTAACGATAATTTCCTACAAGGCAGAAATTAACCACATAACCTTGATACGCAATGCCATTACCAACACCAAATCCTCAAACATCAATATCTCGGCAATCATCATTTACTCAATAATTGACTCAACAATTGAACTGTACCTGATACATATACCCTAGATGTGTAAGCCTGTAGTTTTATATCTTGCAGCAAATAATTCATCTGCAAGCTTTATCGTGAAGCATGAGAACAGCTCCAGCAACTTTCTATCCAAAAATCAAATATAACTGGTAAGATTTTACATGTCACTTAATGTGGCCTTGAAgctttttctgaggcagcattttAAACTTTTGTGTGCAGAAATGTGATTCATGTGTTAAACATTCCTTGTTGAACTGAGGAGCAATAATCAAAAGTGTCGAAACTCTGGACattcagttccttcctgcatcgcTTTTTGCCTTCAGTTTTGCGTTCTTTCATTGACTTTAGGAAAATTTGAGCACTTAATGCAGCAGTCATTTCTCAACAAAGCATTTGTTTAATTACAACATTCCTGGTTGATGTCCCATCCTTCAGGAACACTTTTACTTGTTCCTTCACCATTCCTCTGCTAAGAGCTACATATAGTTGGCCATGTTGAAATACTGGTTTCTCAAGGTATATCAAAACCTTCTCCATGGTTTGTCCTTGTGCCTTATGAATTGTCATCGCAAAACTCGACAGAATAGGGAATTGGCTCCGCCTAATGGGAATGTTTTCATCTTCTGACAAATTGATCTTCATCCTAGGAATTAGAACAATCTCTTCTTTGTAGGCCCCCATGTTGATTCTAGCAACTATGAGATTATTGTGTAGCTGTTCTACAATCAAcctcgttccattgcatagctttggggGTTGCAAGTTTCTGATTAAAACAATTGGAGATCCTTTcttcaactccaatttgtgtggtggtaatccacAGATCTCGACTGAATCGAGGAATTCCGTTGGGAAGTGAGTTGAATTTGTTCCGTCAGTGACAGAATTGAAAGAATAGTACTCCCTCATGGTTCCAGGGAAGCGTCTGACACACGCAGAATTGATTCTTCTTATCATATCATTGtgaggaaccaagatacaattgttaGAGAATAATGTTGCAGGGTGGTCAAATGCTGGATAGATATAATCAATGCAGTCATCCAGTGTTCTTGCTGAGAGAACCATGTGTTCTGGAATGTTAATTTCATTGTCTTCATTCTTTGCAATCTTGTCCTCTCCTACATCTAACAAAAATTTAGAATACTCACCCTTTCCTTCGCTCAATCGGATATTTCTCTTCAATTCAAACTTTGTGAAAGTCCGCCACAAGTACGATGTCTTGATGCAGGCGTTTTGAACATCAATATCACTTCCCATCTTCACTACAGCAAGGAGTTGTCTAAAATCACCACAACAAATGGTAAGAATTCCGCCAAAATTATCCTTTTTGCGGCAtacatcttgaagagttctgtccaccgcttcaaagcactccctcctaatcattggacactcatcccaaacaatgagctTCACTCTCCTGAAGAAATCTCCCGTTTTAGAGTTGCTGTTGATGTTGCATGTTGAATCCTCCGTCACATGGATAGGTATCTTGAATCGTgaatgtgcagttcttccaccaggcattaatgttGCTGCGATACCAGACGATGCTACAGCAATGGCAATTTGACCTTGAGCTCTAACCGTGGAGAGGATCAAATTTATGATAAATGTTTTTCCTGTTCCTCCTGGTGAGTCAATGAAAATCATTGAAGGTAGATCCCTTTGCAAGCAGTCGCACACATGGTCATAAACTtctctctgctcagcattcagcagaggcTCATTCTCATCAACAAATCGCCGTTGTTCTGATCTATTGTAATTCAATTCATTAAGTAAATCAACATTTTCACCATCAATGTCCATCCTTTCATTTCTTGGTCGGGGCAAGGAAAATTTTTCCAGTGTGATGTTGCAATTCTGAAGCTTGTCCTGAATATAAAAGAGAGTCTGATCATGATGTCTGTCATCTATTGTGATATTCTGATCACTTTTTCTTCTTCGCTCGCTTTCAAGGTAATCCTCAGACATGCAATTCTTGAAGCGATCCCATAATTGTAGAGGATTGTTGATGTCAGTATTTGTCAGCAGAACAACAAACAAATCCCTGATTGCCCTGGGGAGTCCTGTCATTTCAGCATCTTCCATTGTTTGTTGCCAATGGTCGTCAGCTTCCAACAAACCTCTTTCTCTGCAGACGTCTTTGAAGGAAGGAAGAATTACTCCATTATGTGTCTTCAAGGACTCGAAAGACACTGGCCCTTTCACGTGATGCAGAAGCAGTCTCATGTAGAAGAGGTCACCTTGATTTGGAGAAATGACATGTATTCGTCCAAGAACGTTGACTTCAAAAATACCTGGGAAGTTATCCACACTCTTCCCAACCTTCTTTCTTTGCCATCTCTTGCTGCTCCATGTACAAAATCGAGGTACATCAATGTACAATAGTGTTCTTGCAAACGGATCTTCAGAACTCAATCAAACAAATTCAGTCAAAGTGGTTCTCGCAATTCCATCATTCATCCCTTGCTGAGCAGCATCAAAAAATACTTGTTGTTGGTCTGGTAGATGTACATCAAGTCGAATGACAGGGGGGTGTCTCTCATGAGTAAGAAATCCAAGGACTGATGCCCCTGCCTGTGAAGGACCAATGTATCTTCCATTCAGGCACTGTTTAATCTCGTCATTTACGTTAATTCCAAAAGCTGCCTGATCACATCCCTTCAAGGTGTACTTGATGACGTATTTGATTGACTGTACAGAGCAGCATATTTCGACGTTGAGGTGACATTTGAAAGCCTTCAATAGTTCTGCATTATAGGGCACAACCCAATTAGAAGTAATAGTCTGTAACGCATGTCCTTCTTGATGTCCCTGAAATCCTCCCATTGCGGGAGATCTTCTCCTGTACAGAGAATACGAATCATCTCCATACATTGTGCTTTCGACAAATGGCTTTGGAAATCTCTTGGTGCATCTTCCTTCCTTCCAACATCGAGATGTGGCCTTGCAGAATGGTCCATGGATCATGTGCTTGAGTAACAATTTATGCAGCTCAGGATCTGCTTGTGGGTCTGGAATTTCAGCTTGCACAAATCTTTCATATTGTTGAGGTCTTGGCTTACTCACTTCATCAAGCCAAAGCAGACAATGGAAATGAGGCAGGCCTCTCTTCTGATATTCCATAGTCAAGATGAAAGCAATACAGTTTCTGTATACACTCCACACTCTTCCCAACCTTCTTTCTTACAATACTTTGCAATACAAAGAAGCCATCTGGTCCAGTGACGGTCTTCatgaatatttttattttcagctCGAATACTCTTGCTATTAATTCCGGTCTATCAGACGGCTGCTGATTTGGAAAGAGGCACTGTCGGATCTCGCTCCAATTTGGATTGCAGGTCATTGTAATGAAGTATGCAGCAGTACCATACTTCCGAACATACATCATGGCGTCCTGGCATCGTCCCATCATATATCTGGGACCACCGACAAATGTTGAAGAGAGGATGATGCGCCTTCCAATGTTTTCCAAGTCATCATCATCATGTAATGCATCCGTCAGTCCTTTGTACGTCGTTGACCTCAACAATACCTGATTCATGCGAATATAATTCAGTCTATCACCTTCCATTTTAGCCGCCATATCTACAAGATATTGTTGGAAGAGTCGTCCTCCTCTCAAAAGCTGGTTGAATTCATTGTCACGATTCATGATCCTATATGCATAATATCGCATTAGTGTCAATTTTATGCCGGTACTCATTTGGAGTTGTGAATGCCATCCGTCATCACCAAGTGGAAAGAAAAGGATGTATTGAAAACTGTCATAAGACCTATGGGACTGAAATGATTTGCAGACCTCCTtctgctcctcctcttcctcttcttctcaaGACAATGTGGCGTGATGTTGCCACAGGCTCATTACTGTTTGCTATGAGGACGGCAACTTCATTTGCAGTTTGCGTGTTAAACCTCCGTTCATGTTGGAAAGGTGGCCGATAATTGGGATCAATACGATTGATGCCTCCGGTAAATCTCTAATTCTCTCCATCGCCATCACAAGTGAATGAATGTAAGGGTTGTTTAGTCTTATCATGTTTTCAAGCATTTCAACAGTGTCCCTTTGAATACCAGCATCTTGGAGTATACTCATTCGCAACCCAATGCTATCTTGCGGGTCCATGAAATAGATTTGTAAGAATTTACTTTGTTGATCTTGGTCAGGCATCAAAGAACCAATGAAATGATGAATCTGGCCTTGAATGATCACTGAAGGATTCCATCCATGTGACACCACTTCCTTGGCACCAAATGACGTGAATTGAAAGAGACAATTGTATTGTCTAATATTCTTTTGGAACTCATGTGCTTGTGGCGTGTCACCTGTATACAAATTAATGAGTGCATTCGGCAGTGTTTTCAGAGGAGCAATGTTGACCTTACCCTTCGTGCAGCAAAAGTTGGTCGTTTCTGCAGAGTAGCGTTCAGCTcgacaatgaaggcaaacattggtcatttgaccAACATCAGCATTAATATTTCTCCTTGTATGTCGTGCATTTCGTTGTTCATCCAGCCTTCTATTTCTTTCATCTCCCATCTCTGAATCCCTTCTCATTTGTATTCTTTCTCGATGTTCCTCAAGATGTTGAGTTGTTTCTTGATGCATTTCTTTAGttcttctctcctgctccctctctcgttTATTTCTGAGACATTGACTTCTTTTCGGCTCTGTCTCTCGAGtccatctctcctgctccctctctcgttTATTTCTGAGATGTTGACTtctttctgtctctgtctcttgagtccgtctctcctgctccctctctcgtcTATTTCTGAGACGTTGACTTGTTTCTGGTTCTGTCTCTTGAGTTCTtatctcctgctccctctctcgttTATTTCTGAGACGTTGAGTTATTTCTGGTTGCGTCTCTttatcccttctctcctcctccctctcacattTTTCTCTGAGACGTTGAGTTATTTTTTGCTGCATCTCATGTGCACTTCTCTCCCGCTGTCTCCCCTGTCTATCTTGGAGACACTGAGATGTTTCTGGCTGTGTCTGTTGTGCAATTTTATCCTTGTTTATCTCTGGATTACCTCGGAGATGTTGTGTTCTTTCTTGCTGAGTCAGTTGTTCTTTTCTCCTCCTCATTACTTCTCGATGTGTCATTTTCTCATCACATGACCGCCCTGTATATTTATTCCTTCCTCTTGGCATGATTTGAAAACAGAATCTCAGTTGGCAATGAAGACTGGATTAAGTTATTCAAAATGGAATTTTTCTGAATTTAAAAAAGCCCAAATTCATCTGTCATCAGTTATCAATGATGACAGATGAATTTATTCTAAACGGTAGCTTTCAGATCAAATGAaataaatcacaaagaaattgttTTGAAATCACAGTTGTCAACGAAAACTGATCAATTTCTTGAAAATGGAGCCTTTCCTCTAGAATGAAATCAATCACAATGAAACCAGTTGTCAATTataatgaaatgtttttttaaatatgttgtcTATTTAAACGTCaattaaaaatcaaaaatatGCTGTCTATGAAATGAAATGTTGTCTTTAAGAATTAAAGACAATAGTTAAGAATTTAgacatttcaaaatgttaaagatGTAACAAATGGGGAaaatttaactttaaaaaaaaaagttttttttaaactatcttttttaaaaaaccccaaaaaagtcAACGATGACAAAgtgaaaaaacaataattttgaatCTAAGTTGTCAATGAAAAGacagcaaatttattttttaaaaaacggtatttgaaattaaaagtttgtgttaaaaaGTAGTAATATTAAGTGAGAAATAaatcaattcaatgaaaaacaaataaagaatttaacaatgaaATCCAATCAAATGTTAATGTAAATAAATTAATCTTTTAAATGAAATGCACTCTTCACTAAGCACGCGCCCCCACAAACAGATCAGAGCGTCTTCACAAACCGTGACAGACACTAAGCACCCCACCCCACAacttatctttaaaaaaaaagtcaacgATAACAAAGTGAAATAACAATGATTTTCGTTAACAAAGACAATCGTTAAGAATTTAGAAATGTCAAAATggtaaagatagaaacatagaaacatagaaattaggtgcaggagtaggccattcggcccttcgagcctgcaacgccattcaatatgatcatggctgatcatccaactcagtatcacgtacctgccttctctccataccccctgatccccttagccagaagggccacatctaactccctcttaaatatagccaatgaactggcctcaactaccctctgtggcagagagttccagagattcaccactctctgtgtgaaaaaggttcttctcatctctgttttaaaggatttcccccttacccttaagctgtgaccccttgtcctggacttccccaacattgggaacaatcttcctgcatctagcctgtccaacctcttaagaattttttacgtttctataagataccccttaaatcttctaaaatctagcgagtacaaaccaagtctatccagtctttcttcatatgaaagccctgacattccaggaatcagtctggtgaaccttctctgtactccctctatggcaagaatgtctttcctcagattaggagaccaaaactgtacgcaacactccaggtgtggtcttaccaagaccctgtacaactgcagtagaacctccctgctcctatactcaaatccttttgctatgaaggttgaggggggatcacattgaaacttacagaataatgaaaggcatagagagagtgaatgtggaaaggattgaTGACCCTATACCTCTATAGGGTATCAACTCGCGTGTCGAAGACTCTAAAccgagttttaatttagtttagtacaACTTAATCTTTATTAACAGTCCAGTAACTTAAAACATGCATGCAAACACTTGACTTCTAATAACTTCTCATTGACTTTACTATTTCAACTTATCACTTCTTAAACTAAATGACAAAGACAGATATTGCCCCTATGAATGAATTGGACAGAGTCACTCTGTTGGTAGGGGGTTTGTCTTCTCTGAGCTTTGAACTCAGGTCCCTCCTTCTTGTGATGGTTATTGTTCTCCTGTTCCCAGAGTTTTGCTCTGTCTGTCTCTAGCTAGTAGCATCCTCCAAAAGCCTGTCGGGATATTGACATCCAGAACCAGGCTACAGGATGTTTccaatggtgggagagtctaggaaaggGGCGTGGAATCTttacatgttggaatgccgcattaagttagctgtaatatattaaggctgcatccaagaaacttcaattagatatacttcaaaatgtacattattttgttaaaatagccctcatgacttactactgttttaattgtggccggcggtcggggaggattattttgttgaatcttcttttactctctagtattttaaatacgttcattttaagattaaaatgaaaataacaaaagacaaacaaaaatatattaataaaaataaaaggatttgttgtacaaaatttggattcattcaaaaggaccgcacttaatggcctagaaggccgcatgcaggttccccacccctggtctaggaccagagtttcATAgtgtcagaattaaagggcactcttttagaaagaggAGGTAGaagtgaggaagaacttctttagtcagatggtattTAATCTGTAGAACTCttggccacagagggcagtggaggccaagtcagtggacatttttaaggcagagatagacaaatttttgattagaacaggtatcgagtgttatggggagaagacaggaaaatgagattaggaggcagagatcagccatgattgaatggcagtggacccaatgaattggcccaattctactcctataacttgtgaactttacCTGCGTTATATTATAGATACCA
This DNA window, taken from Leucoraja erinacea ecotype New England unplaced genomic scaffold, Leri_hhj_1 Leri_777S, whole genome shotgun sequence, encodes the following:
- the LOC129694725 gene encoding uncharacterized protein LOC129694725, producing the protein MSTGIKLTLMRYYAYRIMNRDNEFNQLLRGGRLFQQYLVDMAAKMEGDRLNYIRMNQVLLRSTTYKGLTDALHDDDDLENIGRRIILSSTFVGGPRYMMGRCQDAMMYVRKYGTAAYFITMTCNPNWSEIRQCLFPNQQPSDRPELIARVFELKIKIFMKTVTGPDGFFVLQSIVRKKVGKSVECIQKLYCFHLDYGISEERPASFPLSALA